The Tenebrio molitor chromosome 7, icTenMoli1.1, whole genome shotgun sequence region gtcgaacaaaaaaagatttttaaagtgtttaaatgacagtttaaacaCTACAAAAAGAAATTACAAGTTACTGTGGCAATATTGGTCAGacaatgtggcaacatttttagtttgagTACAATACATTCGTTTTTgtgtcatgtttttgtttcgaccattttttaaatccccttgtttttaggcaaccaagtaatcacaTGAATTAATCTTAACTTTATATAGCATAGTACGGTTACGATATGGATTGTAAGTGGCAAATTTCGCggcaaaaaatgacaatagaAACGTTTATAAGGATAATGTATTAGTGTATGATTAAATCTATGGCccatattttcaaaagtttcgTTTTTCATAGCCGCCTCTTATCTCTTTCGTCTTTGTTGACACATAATATCTTTGTTATTACACATTTCAACTTGAAGTGTTTATTCGGTCATCACGGCCGTTCGTTACGTACGAGCTACCTTTTTAGATGTTTAGAAAATCGTCAAATTAACCTCGAGTGAAAATGACGTTAACGaaacatttgacattttaagtgGACAGCCGTTCAAGACACCCTCGTTGAAAGCCTTTGCTCGATTCAATTTCGCAATAAAAGTTCTTTTCAACCCGCTAAAAGTTAATTTAACCCACAAACATTTCCCAAATTGCTTCCTTGACGAAAATCGTTCGTCTCGTGGACCCCTTCTGTGCAGTCAACGAGTCATATTTACAAAagcgaaatttttatttgcagaGCTCTCCGTACGTTATGCGCAAAGAAGCGAGCGAAAAGCTGACCGGGAACGCTCAATTCGAGGGCTACGCCGTCGACTTGATCCACGAAATTTCTCGAGTTTTGGGCTTCAACTACACCATCCGCTTGGCACCGGATGGGAGGTACGGCTCGCTGAACCGCGAGACGAAAGAATGGGATGGTATGATCCGGGAGCTTCTGGACCAGAAGGCTGATCTGGCGATCGCCGATTTGACCATCACGTACGACAGGGAACAAGCGGTGGACTTCACGATGCCGTTCATGAACCTGGGGATTAGTATCTTGTACCGGAAGCCGATCAAGCAACCGCCGAATCTCTTCTCGTTCTTGTCTCCGCTGTCTCTCGACGTGTGGATCTACATGGCGACGGCGTACTTGGGAGTGTCGGTGCTGCTCTTCATCCTGGCCAGGTGAGAGCCATTCGGAACGAGTCGACGGTTTCAGACGTCTCCAGGTCCGTCTTCTTGTCCCGCGGTGTTTTCTAGGTTCACGCCGTACGAGTGGCAGAACCCGCACCCGTGCAACCCCAATCCGGACCACTTGGAGAACCAGTTCACCTTGTTCAACTGCATGTGGTTCGCTATCGGTTCTTTGATGCAGCAAGGATGCGACTTTTTACCAAAGTAAGCCGAGAGTAGAATCTAGTTCAGCTGGAGTTATGGTTGCAGGTTCAGTCCGTACGAATGGGACAACCCGCATCCATGCAACAGCGATCCGGATGTTCTAGAAAACCAGTTCACTCTCTTAAATTCCTTGTGGTTCACCATTGGATCTCTGATGCAACAGGGCTCAGACATTGCTCCAAAGTAAGTGGTGTTCATGTTCGCTGTTCATGTTTATTGCTTGACGGTGGGTGACATCTGCATCGTTTTCTAGAACATCTCCATATCATGAGTCGCACCGCTAGCTCTTGTTCTTTCTTCAGCTGTCAAAAAACTCACACCTTTTTTCCACATTTTGAGTGCGTTCCGGTTTCAGAGCCGTTTCGACGCGCATGGTCGCCGGAATGTGGTGGTTCTTCACTCTGATCATGATATCGTCGTACACCGCCAACTTGGCGGCTTTCTTGACCGTCGAGAGGATGGACTCGCCGATAGAGAGCGCCGACGATCTTGCCAAGCAGACCAAAATCAAGTACGGAGCTCTGAGGGGTGGATCGACGGCGGCATTTTTCCGGGTAATCAGACGATTCGTCATAAACGCCGCCCCCAAATGACGaccactttcaggactccaaTTTCTCCACTTATCAGCGAATGTGGTCATTTATGGAATCGCAGAGGCCTTCGGTTTTTACGGCCAGCAACGTCGAGGGGGTCGAGAGGGTTGTCAAAGGCAAGGGCGGTTACGCTTTCCTCATGGAATCGACTTCGATCGAATACGTAATCGAGAGGAATTGCGAGCTCACTCAAGTGGGAGGCATGCTCGACTCGAAAGGCTACGGCATCGCCATGCCCCCCAGTAAGTGACACCTTTCACATTTAAATTGTTCCACATCGCGTTTCACCGAAAAGTGGGGATAAGTGACGGAACGGTCGTCGAGTCGCTAAATCTGAATATTTTTCGCCCTCGGAATGCTCATCTGCGCGGAAAacgtagaaaaatatttgaatttgtaattttttattttcaacatgTCCCCACTTTTACAACGAACAGACTGTATTTCGAGTCGTCGTCGATCAATATTCAACAGTCTGGCGTGAATATGGAACGTACGTGTTCGGTCCAAGAAACGTGGAATTTCTAAGACTCCACTTACGTAACCCACCCCCAGAACCGCACCCGTTCGATTGTCGAATCCTCCATTACACATAATTAAACCCGCCGCCCCCTTCCCTCTCTCTGAGACAATAAACTCCGAAGCTTCCtcgatattgtttttttttgcgacCACCCCTTTCCACCCTATCGATTCTATTTTTCGGTGTCTGTTTACTCGTCCAGATTCCCCGTTCCGGACTGCAATTAGCGGAGCGATATTGAAGCTGCAGGAGGAGGGCAAGCTCCACATCCTGAAGACCCGTTGGTGGAAGGAAAAGCGAGGGGGTGGCGCGTGCAGGGTGAGTCGCTTTTGCCGGTTGTTTTTTGACGGTTGAGCGATCGTTTTGCAGGACGACACGACGAAGACCAGCAGCACAGCCAACGAACTGGGTCTGGCTAACGTGGGCGGCGTGTTCGTGGTCCTGATGGGCGGCATGGGGGTGGCGTGTGTGATAGCGGTGTGCGAGTTTGTGTGGAAATCGAGGAAGGTGGCCGTGGAGGAACGGGTGAGCAGCATTCTACACGACACGTAGCTATAAGAGAAGCAGGGGTGTGAGGGGTGAGGACGCAGAGAGGTGGTTGCGAAGCCGGGGGCGGTTTCTTAAGCATCTTTCTGGATTTGGTTTTGTTAAGTTTTGGTTTGTACGGTGAGGCGAAGGCGCAGAAGATGACTTCCGCGGCTTCGCTGTTATTTTTATCTGATGCAGAATAGCTCAACACTTTTGTACATATGTtgtaatgacaatttttataagATTGTGTCCGACATGATGAAACATTCCGCCATTTGTAAAGATTATGGGATTAAAGTGATTTACATTGAAATCGTTCTAGTGGAAATTAGACTGTAAATACGAGCTTTCGTAACCTAAGACCAGGGTTTACATTTTTGCTCTTTCATTTTAGACAAACGAATTTATCGACAATATCGACCCGCTCTCGTTATATTGTCACAATCAAACTGTAAAATAAATCTGTTAATGTAAGTCGAGTGTACAAGACAAATACTTTACCATCGGCTTTGTACACTTAATGTCCGATTAAATCACGCCGAGTTTTTAGATAATTAGTGGTAGTCAAGTAGGCGTCACAATGtcatttaatttgtcattaaCTGTACAaatctaaaacattttttaccgaCAGAAATTTGTCGCTCTCTTCTTTACCCACCGTGGTAAAGTATCTGTTCAAAGCTGTTGTATGTGTGAAGAAATTAGCGAATAGTTTTTTGATAGATAACTATctaagtttattttgaaatatgtttttgctTTCTTTGTACTGTGGAAAAGTAGGAGGTAAGTTGAATGATTttgctaaaaaaaaatccaacagCTTCGTTAGCGATTAGTTCTGGCATttaaaaatgagaaattttTTAGGTCATTCCGTGGAAACGTGCACCCGCAAGAACGTTTTAATTTGACAGAATCACCGAGATTTTCCATTGTCGTGAGTGTAATTGTCTTTTGAATTTGCAGTCGTCTTTATGTGCTGAGATGGCGAGCGAGTTAAGATTCGCCCTGCGTTGTCAAGGGTCGACGAAACCAATTCGTAAGAAGGGTCGGTCCTGTAACGCGCCGACTGGGGTTGACGACGGTCGATTTCATCCCTTAGGATCCTACACGTCTTACGGTTTCGTTAGCAAGGAGCCCATCAATTAGAATATGATATATTTTGATTAAACCGTCGAAGTTCCAGTTCCACGCTATTTTAATACGATTTGCTACCGACAATATTTACAAAGCTTTTGATACCCCACAGGAATTCGTCTCTTTACTCGCCATCGATTATTTTCCAAATTCGAACGCAATTTAAGTACAAATCTTAAATCAAACAAGTAGAGTTGGTGTCGAGCTCATTATTCTCGTCGTtgtgttaataaataaattataatttaacatACATATCATGTCGATGATTTTTGACGTTTCCGTAGCAACGCCACCTAGACTTTGATCATTTAATTAAGATATGTCATGTTTGAAATTAGTATGATAATCAAGGTTTCTAGAACTGAGATACGCATtccagttctaccaaccttgatGATAATAGGACTTAGCGCCATCTATTTTTCAGACCACTTACAAtacaatttgtaaataagGTTATGTCGATACTGCCACGTAGCACTTGAattctttaaatttatttcagatGTATTTTCGAGGAACGTGTGAAAATCTTCATTTTGACGATTTTTACACGTCGACTTTACCGtagattttgtaaatatgtgaCTGTCTAATTTTTAGTTTGATACGGTCTGTGtaatatttgtaaaaagtCATGTCCATGTTCATACATCAGCTCAGCTACAATTTTcatcaataaatttattccaaTCGTTTCGTACGCTGGCACAGTTTTCTCAACCCGAACACGTCCTGTCAGTTTCCGAAGTCGAataataaagaacaaaaataaaccgaACGAATAAACTTTTAGAATGTTGCGCAGGAGGAGTAATGAAAACATTGCTCGGTGTTGTTCCAAAAGCAGAAGAGTCAACGTTGCGATAGCGTGTGAAGTGTCTTCGGTGGTGGAGTTATCTCTGGAGTGTGTTTCGGCCGATGCGGCCGTCGCAgacgaaaataataaaacgccGGATCGATTGCAGGAAACACGttcaaaatctaaaaataCTGATCGAGTCGAGTTCATGGAACTCCGCGAGCGCACAAACTCCCGTTTTCTCTCGAAATGTCCCAAATCCGTGCCCCACGATGCTATTCCTAGTCCTCTTGCACTTGTCGAGTTTGAACACAATCGCGACGCAAGAGCTGCGCATAGGTAAGTCGACATTTTGCTCGTGAAAACCTTCCAGCGGTGATTTCAGGTGGACTTTTCCAAGATGAAGACGACGAAGCTGCCTTCCTACTCGCGACACACATCGTAAACGGGAAACATCCGGATTCCCCGCTCAGACTGGTGCACGATTCGCACCTCACTCGAGACCACAACACTTTCACCGCCTACACCAAGACCTGCAACCTCCTCGAAAAAGGAGTCGTCGGAATTTTCGGCCCCAGCTCTGTCTACTCCAGCGCTTTCATCCAGACGCTACTAGATCGGAAGGAAATCCCCCACATCGAGACTCACTGGGACCGCGAGCTCTTGAGACACAACTGCTTGCTCAACTTGCACCCCCACCCGTCGATCCTCACCCGGGCGTTTCTGGATCTCGTCGACCAATGGGGCTGGAAGAGGGTGACAGTGTTGTACGACGACGAAGAAAGCTTGGCGAGACTCAGCTTGTTCGCGTCGTCGTACCGCCACTGGTTGACTTTGAGACGGTTATACCTTGACAGTCACGGTACTTACAGGGCCGTGCTCACGGGTATCAAGAAAGCGGGCGAAACTAATTTTGTCGTGGAGTGTTCAGTCGAGGTCTTGGGGGAGGTGCTGAAACAAGCGCAACAAGTTGGAATGATGACCGAACGACACAATTACGTCATCACTAATTTGGACATGCAAACCGTAGATCTGGCACCTTTCCAGTTTTCAGGAACCAACATCACAGGAGTAATGGATTCGACACGTGTCTAGACGCACTCTCATGATTGACGTTTTCAGTTCAGAATCGTCAATCCTGACTCTGCATATGTTGAAGAAATCGCACAAAAAATATACGGGGAGGAGGTACAAACGGGGTGGAATTTGAGGGTGAAAACCGCCCTAATAATCGACGCAGTTGAGTTGTTCTACGAAGCTGCGCTAGATTTGACTCTCAGGGAACGATTTGTTATCAGAAGCTACCCCTTGTTGTGCAACGCCACAAACAACTGGGACAGCGGTCACACTATAGTCAACTACATGAAAGGGGTAAGTTTCCAATTTGCAGTTTTGGGGGATTTTGGTTTAAACCACGTTTCAGAAAACTGTAACTGGACTGACTGGAGTTGTCCACTTTGACACCGAAGGCTTCCGCAGAGACTTTGTTTTGGACATTCTGGAGTTGACACCTGATGGACTGTCAAAAATTGGTAGTTGGGATTCAGGTGTTGGACTCACTATAAGCAGACCGAAAATATTTGAAGCACCCACCGCCGACGAAGCGAGTCTAGTCAACAAGACTTTTACCGTCATCACTTGTCTGGTATGGATGTGCGAGTTGTCGACAAAAATCTCTTTCTTCTTTGTAGACAACTCCATACGGCATGCTTAAAGAGACGACGGCGCAGTTGACCGGAAACGACAGATTTGAAGGTTTCGGAATCGACTTGATCGAAGAACTGTCACAAATGTTGGGCTTCAACTACACCATAACCATCCAAGACGATGGTTACAACGGTGACTACAACTGGACCACCAACGAGTGGAACGGTTTGATCGGCGCCATCATCGGCGGGGTACGCTTCTTCATCGCGCAAAGATTGTGGTAACTTGTTGCTTCCAGAAAGCTGATTTGGCCATCGCTGACTTGACGGTGACCGCCGAAAGAGAGAGCGCCGTCGACTTCACTCTCCAATTCATGAATCTGGGCATTTCGATCTTGTACAAGAAGCCCAAACCGGTCCCTCCGAGTCTTTTCATGTTCGTCTCCCCGTTCTCTTACACCGTTTGGTTGTTGCTTCTGGGAACTTATTTCGTCGTCTCTTTGTGCTTCTTCGTCATGGGTCGACTATCTCCGAGCGAGTGGACCAATCCGTTCCCTTGCGTCGAAGAACCCGAGTACCTCATCAACCAGTTCAGCATCAGGAACAGTCTCTGGTTTACCATCGGGAGCTTGATGCAGCAGGGGACGGAAATTGCTCCGATGTGCGCAGTCACGCTCGATTTTGACTCCATTACTGGATTTTGTTTCTAGAGGGATCTCTACGAGGACCGCCGCTGGAGTGTGGTGGTTCTTCACGCTGATCATGGTGTCGTCGTATACTGCCAATTTGGCCGCTTTCCTCACCGTCGAGACTCTGGTGACGCCATTTAGTAACGTGAAAGAGTTGTCGGAACAGACGGAAATCAAGTATGGCGCCAAGAGAGGAGGCGCCACTGCTAATTTCTTCAAGGTAAGCGAAACGTCGCGTGGAGGCGTGACGAGTTGAGTTTGTAGAATTCGGGAGATGACAGCGTGAGGAGCAAAATCTGGAAATTTATGCTCGCCCATGACGAAGAAATGACGGAAAATAATGAGGAAGGGGCGGAGAGGACGGAGAAGGAGCACTACGCGTTCTTCATGGAGTCGACCACCATAGAGTACGTCGTTGAACGTCGATGTTCGTTGGCGAGCGTGGGGCCCCCATTGGACGACAAAGGCTACGCGATCGCCATGAAGAAGAGTAAATTGTGTCGAATTATAAAAACGCATCTCATTTTGTCGCGTTTAGATTCTTCCTATCGGAACGAGTTGAGCGCGGCGATCCTCAAACTGCAAGAAACCGGAAGAATCGCAGCGCTGAAGGAAAAGTGGTGGAAAGAGAAGCGTGGGGCTGGCAATTGTGGAGTACTTGAcgttgttttgttatttttccagttaaaattgtgttttaggGTCGCGGGGACGAAGCCGCCGCCGCCACACCTCTCAATCTGCAAAATGTGGGCGGGGtgtttttggttttgttcgtaGGGACGGTGCTAGGGTTCATCATTTCGGTTGTGGAACTAGCGCTGCGCATTTATCTCGATACGAAGAAACGGAAGGGTTGTTTCAGAAAGGAGTTTGTCAAGGAGATgaagttttttgttcgatttaaaaaaaatgtcaaagaagTAGAGAGTAGCAAGTGTCACGACGAAGAACAAAGGAACCACTGAAAGGGGTATTTTTGTTACATCTGAATAAAGAGTTCTGGTCGCTTTGTAGTTTGTTTTGGGGAGTTTCGGGGCGAGGGCGTGAGCAAGACGCAGTCGATTATATCACTTTCACTTCTCACGATTTCGTTAGGGAGGAGTCCATCAATTAAAAtacgatatacagggtgattttgaaaattgtgcagaaattttaaccatgaactactggcttcatgtagaactcggaaaaaatattttaaaaactctatgtcaaaaaataaaatgacatttattttttgagctacaatttttttaaattgcttttagtcttctacgttctTCCACAACTTCGTAGGTAAAGTTTccgcacattttaaaaatacaccctgtatatcacattttataaaacgtacaccaatgcggttttcttattttcaagcatatttcctataggttacttcgcattggcgtacattttataaaacatgatatacaagagtgtatttttaaaatgtgccgtaattttaccttcgaggttgtacggttggcttcaaaaaaaaacgggaactgtcagaaaaagttctgtcagattttattaaatttttatagtttgaaacacggccttttagaatttaggttaaaaaaactgcacttatgtgtcagaaatactactgtcaaatagacacaaattgacataaattgacaaattaaatttccaattcacattaggtcaaaattcatttcccgtttttttttgaagccaactgtagaacaacgtagaaaactaaaagcaattaaaaaaaattgtagctcaaaaagtaaatgtcattttttaatagttatttatttaacgagttcgtgtgtaatttgggctttttttggcatgagtgggccagtttaaaactcgagtgaaacgagagttttaaaggtccacgagtgccaaaaaagcgcaaattacacaagaacgagttgaatacaacgtttttttgttcgacgaaaccccccccccccccaaaggctccaaatggctgaaaatctttaaaattagcttgacgtttcgttttgataagttgtcaaattcatcaaaatccgttcacacgggagaaaattctcaaattctgacagtgtcgaaaaaaaattattttttccgacaactttcaaaaacatcctgtatttttattaaaccgTCGAAATTGTTGTTGTACGCTGTGTTAATTCGATTTATAAATTAACTGAATGCAAtttaggtactatggcggacaataaatttaggccggcctgtcattgggttgacatcaaaatgtgaagctggcattatgttcaactaaccccattttcgatttttgtcgtTCTTGTCATCGTAACagcaataatcaaaattaaaattgggaaaagaagcgtgcaccagagagaagtgctactacaaatcagttatgctagtgggtcatgatctgtaagttacgaaaagggcgaaggaaacgccaaacagcttgaaaaccttcaatttgacaaactgacacatcagtcataatgacaataaatggtcgcttgcattgacttttttgaaatgtcagaaatttgccggcctaaatttattgtccgccatagtaccaaCGTTGTAACGTTGAGCAAAAAGAAACAGAACAGCGTGTGGAGTGTTTTCTGGTCTTCATACTGTCATGTCGAGGGTGTTTCCCTAGCAACGCCACCTTCACTTTGATCACTTAATTAAGATATGTCATATTTGAAATTGATTTGTCAGAagataaagtccattcacgttggattttcctctcaaggtcaaataatttaattttttggctctgtaattatgttttgtaaatagtgacatgcagctaaccaacataatgcaatttagcaatgctcaatccaacCTGTAcagtgtttacctgcatgttactatttacaaaacataattacagagccaaaaaaattaattatttgaccttgagagagctcttcaatattttacctttttttgGGTGTTATAATAGATATGTTTTTGTTGCATCTGAACAAAAACGTTCCGTTGccttttactttattttgttCGAGGGGGCGTAATTGAGGCACAATTGAGTTACaacaacattttaataaaataataaacgctACAGAAGACCATTCAGATCGACTTATTCCGGTAGGATGTATTTTTCCGGTACTTTATCCAGAATTTTGGAGACTATCGATTCGATAATCGTGGTGACGGTCTCTTGAATGGGCGCCCCCAGATCCTTCAACACATCCTGCCAGTTCTCGTTCAGGATCTGGTTGATCTCAGGTCCTGGAAAATATCCTAAAAACGCCGTTTTCTCGAGTCGTTTTCACCTACCCAATTTTTCGTCGCCGTTCAGGAGATTCCCGAAATCGAAGGACGCCTTCTTCAGCGTGAAATCCAACGTGGGCTTGTGGATCTTCAAGTAGTTCTCGCCGTTCTTCTCGTACCGGGAGATCGCGGCCTTGACGTGGTAGTCCCCACCGACTGAAACAACTCTTGAATTTGAGCGCTCACACAGACTGCCACTTACGCGCTGTCAGGTTGGCGGGACCTTCGCCTTGCAAGTTCAAGAGCAGCACTTTACCGTTGATGTTGTACGTGCCGACGATGTTGAGGTTGTCGATGTGGAACACTGCATCGAACTGCGTCGGATCCAggctgaaaaaaaattacttgtcGAGGCGTCTCGATCGGCAACCGCCAGCTTACTTCATGCTGGTAGCTTTGCAGTCCTGCAGACCGATCACCTGTGCATCCTTCAAGGTCAGCTGGAAGTTGTTCTGTTTGACCTCGATCAAGGGCAGTTGCAGCGGGTTCAGCGGAGGGATCCCCAACGGCTTGTCGCCTAGAGCCAACccgtcacaaataaaaataacacacGCCGATCGGCAGATTCTCACCCTTGACGATGAACGGGATGGCGTAGTTGCCGTTCTCGAGGGCGCACTCCTTGAAATCGGGCTTCTTCAGGTCACAAGGCTTGATGTAGGCGGCTGCAAgacgattttgaaaatttctttgtaGCTCCCGACTCGCTTACAAATAAATAGGGAGACTCACGTCTGTACTGGGGCACCACCGGAGCGCACAAAGCTGCGACCACGAGAGCGACGATTTCGTATTTCATCTTGCACAATTGCCCGGAGCACTGTGACCAAGCAAAATGAGCTTCTTTTTATATAGTCGTTTCGAGTGCGAGTTTTacgcttttattttttttataccggAACGCGTTGCTAAGGTTAAACATTGTGTTAAGAACAATTGTTGTTGCTGTCATACCGCGACTGCCCAAATATGTAGAAATCATTCTGGTGGTCGCGCGTCAATAGAGTCTCTTTGGTCAAGCGTTTAGTACAATTAGGTTCGTCCTGACGTCACAAACCATTGAATTTGCCGCCGAATCttgaaacaaatatttgcATACCTACGCAAATGTTTATTTGCTTTTTGGGATCGGTAGCGgttgatgtaacaatttttttgcccAAAAAAGACCAGTTTTTGCAATGTTGTTTGCATTTTTCTGCGTATCGTGTTACTCGCTTGAGGTGGAAAATTTCCCAAGTGAATTTTGGGAAATCGTCTAATCATTTATGAGATTCTGCGGCGGTGCGGCCTTCAACCTTTGCCCTCCGAATCCCCGAACCGTTCGACTCTTCGTGGAAACTTTTATTCTCAATTTTCCCATGACCGTGGCGCGGAAAATCGATTTTTCGGTTGCGGCTTCCTGCCCCACGGGCCACATGGCAACAAGCACCGAAACCTTGACTTTTTGCCAATCTTGACTCATCCTCggcaaaaaattctttacGATTTTTCCACAATGTTTTACGACTCATTTCCATAATGGACTCAATTGCGGGGACtcttaaaaaacaattaaactgACCACACCGCAaatctttattaattattgacaaCATCGAGTGGGACAATTACTCAGCGAAAATGTATTTCTTCGGCAGCGGCATGAACACCCTCGCGATGATCGCCTCGACGACGGTTGTCACGGCGTTCTCCAACGGCTCGGCCACATCCTTCAGGACCTCATCCCAGTTGTCGTTCAAGATTTTGTTGACATCGATTcctgcaatttttatttttttttaattctactACTTCAAACAATCCGATTTCTTCACCTGTTTCTCCTTCTTTGGTCCCCAGAAGATTATCAATTTTGAAGTAAGCTCTCTTCATCGTGTAAATCATGTTGGGTTTGTTGTACCGAACGTACTCTACACCATCTCTTTCGTAAGTCTCCAAGCTGGTGTTAAACCTGTAGTTGCCcccaactgtcaaaaaaaattaccttttgatggtcactttgaagGAGTCGTACATACCTGCGGTAACGTTAAAAGGTCCTTCACCCGTGAGCTTCAAGAAGATGAGTTTTCCGTCAACCTTGTAACTCGCAATGAACATAATTCTCTCCAGGTGGAACAGCACATCCATGCAGGTCTCGTTCATCCTGGAATCAACCCCAACTTACAACAGTTCATAATTTATGATAGAATTACATAATCTCTGTGACGGTAGCGTTTTCGAGTCCGTAGACTTCGAGATTTTTCAACGTCAGCGTAAAATCGCTCTTCGCGATTTCCACCAACGGCAAAACCAGCGGCGTCATGGGAGGTACGTCGTTGTCGCGATCCCCTGCAACAAGAATCTTTTCTCTCGATTCCTTCCTGTAAAAAACTCACCCTTAACGATGAAAGGCAAGGCAAGGTTGGCATGTTTGAGAGCGCACTCGTTGAAATCAGCTTTCTTGATGGAACAAGACTTGATGTAGGAAGCTAAAAACCAGATTGAGTGTGAACCACGATGGAAGAAGTCTTACGTTTAGTCGCCAGGGTTGCGGACGAAATCGCCACCAACAGAACTAGAATTGCCGATTGCATCTTCACGTGCACTGCCCTGGAGAGCCACCGAGGCCTCTTATAAGCGCAGGGCAGGTTCGGATTTTTATTGCAAACAGGAATGCGTTAGAGTCGCCTGAAAAAAGACACATTTTAATCGAACGAGTGCCCATTCGGCGCCAGCGGTGTCGGCGACCTTGGCGACCAAACCAAAATGGCAG contains the following coding sequences:
- the KaiR1D gene encoding glutamate receptor ionotropic, kainate 2 isoform X7, translated to MMSDYHSYLITSLDLHGVDLEEFKYGGTNITAFRLVDPDGPEVRKVVREWNLSEAKNKKGEISSIIRDNNTFVKAETALMYDAVHLFAKALHDLDTSQQIDIKPLSCDAVDTWPHGYSLINYMKIVEMRGLTGVIKFDHQGFRSDFVLDIIELSKEGLKKIGTWNSTEGVNFTRTYGEAYTQIVEIIQNKTFVVTTILSSPYVMRKEASEKLTGNAQFEGYAVDLIHEISRVLGFNYTIRLAPDGRYGSLNRETKEWDGMIRELLDQKADLAIADLTITYDREQAVDFTMPFMNLGISILYRKPIKQPPNLFSFLSPLSLDVWIYMATAYLGVSVLLFILARFSPYEWDNPHPCNSDPDVLENQFTLLNSLWFTIGSLMQQGSDIAPKAVSTRMVAGMWWFFTLIMISSYTANLAAFLTVERMDSPIESADDLAKQTKIKYGALRGGSTAAFFRDSNFSTYQRMWSFMESQRPSVFTASNVEGVERVVKGKGGYAFLMESTSIEYVIERNCELTQVGGMLDSKGYGIAMPPNSPFRTAISGAILKLQEEGKLHILKTRWWKEKRGGGACRDDTTKTSSTANELGLANVGGVFVVLMGGMGVACVIAVCEFVWKSRKVAVEERSSLCAEMASELRFALRCQGSTKPIRKKGRSCNAPTGVDDGRFHPLGSYTSYGFVSKEPIN
- the KaiR1D gene encoding glutamate receptor ionotropic, kainate 2 isoform X3 codes for the protein MMEWLTQLLLVLPLMKFSNTLPDVIRIGGLFHPADDKQEIAFRYAVEKINSDRMILPRSKLNAQIEKMSPQDSFHASKKVCHLLRSGVAAIFGPQSAHTASHVQSICDTMEIPHLETRWDYRLRRESCLVNLYPHPTTLSKAYVDLVKAWGWKSFTIIYENNEGLVRLQELLKAHGPYEFPITVRQLGESSDYRPLLKQIKNSAESHIVLDCSTERIYDVLKQAQQIGMMSDYHSYLITSLDLHGVDLEEFKYGGTNITAFRLVDPDGPEVRKVVREWNLSEAKNKKGEISSIIRAETALMYDAVHLFAKALHDLDTSQQIDIKPLSCDAVDTWPHGYSLINYMKIVEMRGLTGVIKFDHQGFRSDFVLDIIELSKEGLKKIGTWNSTEGVNFTRTYGEAYTQIVEIIQNKTFVVTTILSSPYVMRKEASEKLTGNAQFEGYAVDLIHEISRVLGFNYTIRLAPDGRYGSLNRETKEWDGMIRELLDQKADLAIADLTITYDREQAVDFTMPFMNLGISILYRKPIKQPPNLFSFLSPLSLDVWIYMATAYLGVSVLLFILARFSPYEWDNPHPCNSDPDVLENQFTLLNSLWFTIGSLMQQGSDIAPKAVSTRMVAGMWWFFTLIMISSYTANLAAFLTVERMDSPIESADDLAKQTKIKYGALRGGSTAAFFRDSNFSTYQRMWSFMESQRPSVFTASNVEGVERVVKGKGGYAFLMESTSIEYVIERNCELTQVGGMLDSKGYGIAMPPNSPFRTAISGAILKLQEEGKLHILKTRWWKEKRGGGACRDDTTKTSSTANELGLANVGGVFVVLMGGMGVACVIAVCEFVWKSRKVAVEERSSLCAEMASELRFALRCQGSTKPIRKKGRSCNAPTGVDDGRFHPLGSYTSYGFVSKEPIN
- the KaiR1D gene encoding glutamate receptor ionotropic, kainate 2 isoform X6 gives rise to the protein MMEWLTQLLLVLPLMKFSNTLPDVIRIGGLFHPADDKQEIAFRYAVEKINSDRMILPRSKLNAQIEKMSPQDSFHASKKVCHLLRSGVAAIFGPQSAHTASHVQSICDTMEIPHLETRWDYRLRRESCLVNLYPHPTTLSKAYVDLVKAWGWKSFTIIYENNEGLVRLQELLKAHGPYEFPITVRQLGESSDYRPLLKQIKNSAESHIVLDCSTERIYDVLKQAQQIGMMSDYHSYLITSLDLHGVDLEEFKYGGTNITAFRLVDPDGPEVRKVVREWNLSEAKNKKGEISSIIRAETALMYDAVHLFAKALHDLDTSQQIDIKPLSCDAVDTWPHGYSLINYMKIVEMRGLTGVIKFDHQGFRSDFVLDIIELSKEGLKKIGTWNSTEGVNFTRTYGEAYTQIVEIIQNKTFVVTTILSSPYVMRKEASEKLTGNAQFEGYAVDLIHEISRVLGFNYTIRLAPDGRYGSLNRETKEWDGMIRELLDQKADLAIADLTITYDREQAVDFTMPFMNLGISILYRKPIKQPPNLFSFLSPLSLDVWIYMATAYLGVSVLLFILARFTPYEWQNPHPCNPNPDHLENQFTLFNCMWFAIGSLMQQGCDFLPKAVSTRMVAGMWWFFTLIMISSYTANLAAFLTVERMDSPIESADDLAKQTKIKYGALRGGSTAAFFRDSNFSTYQRMWSFMESQRPSVFTASNVEGVERVVKGKGGYAFLMESTSIEYVIERNCELTQVGGMLDSKGYGIAMPPNSPFRTAISGAILKLQEEGKLHILKTRWWKEKRGGGACRDDTTKTSSTANELGLANVGGVFVVLMGGMGVACVIAVCEFVWKSRKVAVEERVSSILHDT